A section of the Petrimonas sulfuriphila genome encodes:
- a CDS encoding ABC transporter permease: protein MFKTTLKLIFRNWWRNKTFTLISMLSLTVGIACTALLISFVSYEYGIEKNNPNRDQLVWVMQGSSDDSGSKWAFMKKEIAGQLKQKYPEVEDVLQFGSPFIKYVEVNNQKFDAPVILNVDASFPSFFPFELLYGSWNAFNNPNSILLSEKQAQLFFGDENPIGKQIRISEVFGNDNDYTVEGVIKNREQSGIAFDALFCNPDTKDGGNTFLKLAKGTNLQQFEQKVRKEKLAAKDKVYYFYDFDDALSFENSRHTKLHSRKDTLLLIGFISAILVLLIAIFNYVNLSFSRVLQQVRTLHTQKLMGAKPVDVRWQIFLDTFLTVFISFVLAMFLMHDLLPVFKQVVAVDFSSRYFYNKDFFPLLMLLIFLLTVIPALIISRKISRLSGSDYTLFFVTRKNRWIAAMVTVQFIVAFALIIGTLTVNKQVNLVEKDIERYKDVIEVGSPLAKESIVPFESRLKSIQGIQSYAFSEGGVNSIFVGENTFRKKNGEEQKSNVLLITGSDGFAEVLQLNQISGVGWDSAHEKYPHPVFVNKTFADVAETSPENMVGNSLRSYIDNHDSLAVVAGVVEDFYIGSVENKAIPAIIRYKDKTKQLINIYIRTQKGETKNVVKSLKQAWAQAYPDDFFMYGEVYDTMIGANSKIFEMSRLLDMYSLISILLTCFGLFGITFYAVRQRTKEIGIRKINGAKTPQLLWLLMKPMFVWLAVGFVVAAPLAWWLMERWLQQFVYRIDVSVSSFLLALLLVAVITFLTVGWHVWRMARSNPVESLKAE, encoded by the coding sequence ATGTTCAAAACAACTCTAAAACTCATTTTCAGGAATTGGTGGCGTAACAAAACGTTCACACTCATTTCCATGCTCAGCCTTACCGTGGGCATCGCCTGCACGGCATTGTTGATTTCATTCGTCAGCTACGAATACGGCATCGAGAAAAACAATCCCAACCGCGACCAATTGGTGTGGGTGATGCAGGGATCTTCTGATGACTCGGGATCCAAATGGGCATTTATGAAAAAGGAAATCGCCGGACAACTCAAGCAAAAATATCCTGAAGTGGAAGATGTTTTGCAGTTTGGTTCGCCGTTTATAAAGTATGTTGAGGTAAATAACCAAAAGTTTGATGCACCTGTCATTCTCAATGTAGATGCTTCGTTTCCGTCGTTCTTCCCGTTCGAGTTGCTTTACGGAAGTTGGAACGCTTTCAATAATCCCAACTCCATTCTCCTGAGTGAAAAACAGGCACAATTGTTTTTTGGCGATGAAAATCCGATAGGCAAACAGATACGGATTTCCGAAGTTTTCGGAAATGACAACGATTACACGGTGGAAGGTGTAATAAAAAATCGGGAACAATCGGGTATTGCTTTCGATGCTTTATTTTGTAATCCGGATACAAAAGACGGAGGAAACACGTTTTTAAAACTCGCAAAAGGAACTAATTTGCAGCAATTTGAGCAGAAAGTAAGAAAAGAGAAATTAGCAGCGAAAGACAAAGTGTATTATTTTTATGATTTCGACGATGCTCTCTCTTTCGAAAATTCGAGACACACCAAACTGCATTCCCGAAAAGATACTTTATTACTTATCGGGTTTATTTCAGCTATTTTAGTGCTTCTTATCGCTATTTTCAATTATGTGAATTTGAGTTTTTCGCGCGTGTTGCAGCAAGTAAGAACCCTGCATACGCAAAAACTGATGGGCGCAAAACCTGTTGACGTGCGGTGGCAGATTTTTTTGGATACGTTTCTCACAGTTTTCATCTCGTTTGTACTGGCGATGTTCCTGATGCACGATTTATTGCCCGTTTTCAAACAGGTAGTGGCCGTCGATTTTTCATCGAGATATTTCTACAACAAGGACTTTTTCCCGTTACTGATGCTGTTGATTTTTCTGCTGACGGTAATTCCCGCCTTAATAATAAGCCGGAAAATCAGTCGCCTGTCGGGAAGCGATTACACCCTGTTTTTCGTAACCAGGAAAAACCGTTGGATAGCCGCTATGGTGACGGTTCAATTTATCGTTGCTTTCGCGCTTATTATCGGAACACTAACGGTAAACAAACAGGTTAATCTGGTAGAAAAGGACATAGAGCGTTACAAGGATGTGATTGAGGTGGGAAGTCCGCTTGCTAAAGAATCCATCGTGCCATTCGAGTCTCGGTTGAAAAGCATTCAAGGCATCCAAAGCTACGCTTTCAGTGAAGGTGGAGTAAATTCCATATTTGTTGGTGAAAACACTTTCCGGAAAAAGAACGGTGAAGAACAAAAAAGTAATGTGTTGCTGATTACCGGTAGCGATGGATTTGCCGAAGTATTGCAACTTAATCAGATTTCAGGTGTTGGTTGGGACAGTGCACACGAAAAGTATCCCCATCCGGTTTTCGTAAACAAAACATTTGCCGATGTAGCCGAAACATCGCCGGAGAATATGGTAGGTAATTCGTTGCGCAGTTATATTGACAACCATGACTCGTTGGCCGTTGTAGCCGGAGTGGTGGAAGATTTTTACATTGGTTCGGTGGAAAACAAAGCTATTCCTGCAATAATAAGATATAAAGATAAAACAAAGCAACTCATCAACATTTATATTCGAACGCAAAAAGGAGAAACCAAAAACGTGGTAAAATCGCTTAAACAAGCTTGGGCACAGGCATACCCCGATGATTTTTTTATGTATGGCGAAGTATATGACACTATGATTGGAGCCAACAGCAAAATCTTCGAGATGTCGCGCCTGCTCGACATGTACTCGCTGATCAGCATCCTGCTTACCTGTTTCGGGTTGTTCGGCATCACGTTTTACGCCGTGCGGCAGCGAACCAAAGAAATCGGAATCCGAAAAATAAACGGGGCGAAAACGCCGCAACTCTTATGGCTGCTGATGAAACCGATGTTCGTGTGGTTGGCGGTGGGATTTGTGGTTGCCGCGCCGTTGGCGTGGTGGCTGATGGAACGGTGGCTGCAGCAGTTTGTTTACCGGATAGATGTATCGGTAAGCTCGTTTTTACTTGCATTGTTATTAGTCGCCGTTATCACATTTTTAACCGTTGGCTGGCACGTGTGGCGCATGGCGCGGAGCAATCCGGTGGAAAGTTTGAAGGCAGAGTAA
- a CDS encoding ABC transporter permease has translation MKLLALPFRVLGRFRLYSIVNMLGLAISLACVIVITRYINQETTVNHFASDLKHTYILSIENPEDGRKRFGGATVRAEDNIPFPPLLNNPSVKNTTTFFAYEEDFIVSGNHRINVKAIAADSNFFKILPFPIRYGSHKMIDPSDAIITEKFAQKLFGKENPIGKKFTHSSGDELKVVGVTGKPSSKSFLAFDILLDKDQRQFMAIQAFTLIKLHTGADVRKLNDSNRQLDESRSVAPNPVRLQLFPLKDFYFDRTHEVWKITRNNDLSVFVKGNRDAVKILLVVGILILLVGLFNLINIYTVITLKRGKEFGVKKIFGAGKGQIFWQIYGENLLMTLIAVFLAWFFIEIAQSYLSTRLNFEVIPNPVFSILFSVLILIFLPLITSLHPYLRYHYSKPIASLQSVYVRGVSLASRKTFLFLQYVITFGLIVIALFFMKQLNYMLAVNPGYNTKDVIMARMMHRDLNAFRSSDMEAAFRKISENATLVRDKMNKSPLFSDWEFGLPVYNLEAKVPMKRSDRSNYQPVSSVGMSPQYMKMFGFQLKEGRLWDSTDVNGEFKYIINESAAKLFEITDIRTVKLESQYKREGETAPIHQVVGIIKDFHTGHLSKTTTPLVISYTERGFHFDYLMARFVPGKQKEALAYLENLYKEINNDAEFTYSLLEDDIAKLYEEDKRISRVYLLFSIIAILVSCMGLFAISVFDIRQRYREIALRKVNGATTNNIMHLFLNKYLMLLAVSFLTAIPISYVVISKHLENFAYKISVSSWIAMFSVISAIIVIFVSLLTLVWQIKTAMRTNPANALKLE, from the coding sequence ATGAAATTACTAGCATTGCCGTTTAGAGTTTTAGGCCGATTCAGACTGTATTCAATTGTCAACATGTTGGGATTGGCAATAAGTCTGGCGTGTGTTATTGTTATTACGAGGTATATCAATCAGGAAACTACCGTAAATCATTTTGCTTCGGATCTGAAACACACTTACATCTTATCGATAGAGAATCCCGAAGACGGGCGAAAACGTTTTGGTGGAGCTACTGTACGAGCCGAAGACAACATCCCCTTTCCTCCCTTGTTGAATAATCCTTCGGTAAAAAATACAACTACATTTTTTGCATACGAAGAAGACTTTATCGTTTCAGGCAACCACCGTATCAATGTAAAAGCAATAGCTGCCGACAGCAATTTCTTTAAAATTCTACCGTTTCCAATACGTTACGGAAGCCATAAAATGATTGATCCCAGCGATGCAATCATTACCGAAAAATTCGCACAAAAGCTTTTCGGGAAAGAAAATCCAATAGGGAAAAAATTCACCCACTCTTCGGGCGACGAACTAAAAGTGGTTGGAGTTACCGGAAAGCCTTCTTCCAAATCGTTCCTCGCTTTTGATATTCTCCTTGACAAGGATCAGCGCCAATTTATGGCTATACAAGCGTTTACCCTGATCAAATTACACACAGGAGCCGATGTGCGGAAATTAAACGACAGCAATAGACAGTTAGACGAGTCGAGATCTGTCGCTCCCAATCCTGTCCGTCTTCAGTTGTTTCCCTTGAAAGATTTTTACTTCGACCGTACACACGAGGTATGGAAAATAACACGTAACAATGATCTTTCGGTATTTGTGAAGGGGAACAGAGATGCCGTGAAAATACTTCTCGTTGTAGGTATACTCATCTTGTTGGTGGGGCTTTTTAACCTCATCAATATCTATACGGTCATCACATTGAAACGCGGAAAGGAGTTTGGTGTAAAAAAAATATTCGGAGCCGGTAAAGGACAAATATTTTGGCAAATCTATGGTGAAAATCTCCTGATGACGCTTATTGCGGTCTTTTTAGCCTGGTTCTTCATCGAGATAGCACAATCGTATTTATCAACCCGGCTTAACTTTGAGGTGATACCAAACCCTGTGTTCAGTATCTTATTTTCAGTTTTAATCCTGATTTTTCTGCCTTTAATAACCTCACTACATCCTTATCTCAGGTATCATTATTCAAAGCCCATCGCGTCGCTCCAATCTGTATATGTGCGAGGGGTTTCACTGGCCTCACGCAAAACGTTCCTGTTTCTGCAATATGTCATCACTTTCGGGTTGATAGTTATTGCTCTCTTTTTTATGAAACAATTGAATTATATGCTAGCCGTCAATCCTGGATACAACACCAAAGATGTAATTATGGCAAGAATGATGCACCGTGATCTGAATGCTTTCAGGAGCTCCGACATGGAAGCAGCATTCCGCAAAATAAGCGAAAATGCGACTCTTGTTAGGGACAAGATGAACAAATCGCCTTTATTTTCAGACTGGGAGTTCGGGCTTCCTGTGTATAATCTGGAAGCGAAAGTTCCGATGAAACGTTCCGACAGAAGTAATTATCAACCCGTAAGTTCTGTCGGGATGTCGCCTCAATACATGAAGATGTTCGGTTTTCAGTTAAAAGAAGGCCGCTTATGGGATTCAACCGATGTGAACGGTGAATTTAAATACATCATCAATGAATCGGCTGCGAAATTATTTGAAATAACTGATATTCGAACGGTAAAACTCGAATCGCAATATAAAAGAGAAGGAGAAACAGCGCCGATTCATCAGGTAGTGGGTATAATAAAGGATTTTCATACCGGACATTTATCCAAAACGACCACACCATTAGTAATTTCTTACACTGAACGCGGTTTCCATTTCGATTACCTAATGGCACGTTTCGTTCCCGGAAAACAGAAAGAAGCTTTAGCTTATTTGGAAAATTTATACAAGGAAATTAACAACGACGCAGAATTTACGTACAGCCTACTGGAAGACGATATTGCCAAACTTTATGAAGAAGACAAACGGATAAGCCGCGTTTACCTGTTATTTTCCATCATAGCTATTCTGGTTTCCTGTATGGGATTATTTGCAATTTCGGTTTTCGATATTCGGCAACGTTACCGCGAAATTGCGTTGCGAAAAGTAAACGGTGCTACGACAAACAATATCATGCATCTGTTTCTGAATAAATACCTGATGCTATTAGCCGTATCTTTTCTAACCGCTATTCCGATCTCATATGTTGTGATAAGCAAACACCTCGAAAATTTCGCTTATAAAATTTCCGTTTCATCATGGATAGCGATGTTTTCCGTGATATCGGCAATTATTGTAATTTTCGTATCGCTGCTTACCCTCGTGTGGCAAATAAAGACTGCCATGAGAACAAATCCCGCGAATGCACTAAAGTTGGAATAA
- a CDS encoding ABC transporter ATP-binding protein, which produces MIKTENLQKIFRTEEVETWALSEVNIEINEGEFVAIMGPSGCGKTTLLNILGLLDNPTSGQYFLNGTDVSKFTENERTNLRKGIIGFVFQSFNLIEELNVYENIELPLLYMRIPAAERKQRVKEAMNRMAISHREKHFPQQLSGGQQQRVAIARAVVANPKLILADEPTGNLDSKNGAEVMSLLTDLNSEGTTIVMVTHSQHDAGYANRIIKLFDGKVVPEVVL; this is translated from the coding sequence ATGATTAAAACAGAAAACTTACAAAAAATCTTCCGCACGGAAGAAGTGGAAACCTGGGCATTGTCCGAAGTAAACATCGAAATCAACGAAGGTGAGTTTGTCGCCATTATGGGGCCGTCGGGCTGCGGAAAAACCACGTTGCTCAATATATTGGGTTTGCTGGACAACCCCACATCGGGACAGTATTTCCTCAACGGAACCGACGTATCTAAATTTACTGAAAACGAACGGACAAACTTGCGGAAAGGTATTATTGGTTTCGTGTTCCAAAGTTTCAACCTCATTGAGGAACTCAACGTGTACGAAAACATCGAGCTTCCACTCTTATATATGCGAATCCCGGCCGCCGAGCGAAAACAACGGGTGAAAGAGGCAATGAACCGTATGGCCATTTCGCATCGGGAGAAACATTTTCCGCAGCAACTTTCGGGCGGTCAGCAACAACGCGTTGCCATTGCTCGTGCCGTAGTCGCCAATCCCAAGCTTATCCTTGCTGACGAACCTACCGGAAACTTGGACAGTAAGAACGGCGCAGAAGTGATGAGTTTGCTCACTGATTTGAATAGTGAAGGAACAACCATTGTGATGGTTACGCACAGCCAACACGATGCCGGTTATGCCAACCGCATAATTAAATTGTTTGATGGCAAAGTGGTACCGGAAGTGGTGTTGTAG
- the mltG gene encoding endolytic transglycosylase MltG, protein MEQKPKRKGRKIFLWAVLSLLMIVIVGAVVVRKTIFKPFNLEETVYIYIDNEKNYEEVITQLKKADLPSEQLFRILSERMNYPGNIKTGRYAIKDGMTMLDVIRVLRAGNQTPVKLTFNNVRTREDLAGRISQQLMMDSALLANALNDPEKIKEAGFDENTLPALFIPNTYEVYWDTSIDHLLNRMKKEYDRFWDDARKSKAEKIGLSPVQVSTLASIVEEEATYSEEYPVVAGLYLNRLKKGMRLEADPTVKFAVGDFSLRRILFRHLEVESPYNTYRNTGLPPGPIRIPSIQAIDGTLSPQQHNYLFMCAKEDLSGKHNFAATHAEHARNAARYQRALNERGIF, encoded by the coding sequence ATGGAGCAGAAACCAAAAAGAAAAGGCAGGAAAATTTTTCTATGGGCAGTACTTTCCCTGTTGATGATAGTAATTGTGGGGGCAGTTGTTGTCAGAAAAACCATTTTCAAGCCATTCAACCTGGAAGAAACGGTGTACATTTATATCGATAACGAGAAGAACTACGAAGAGGTAATCACCCAATTAAAAAAAGCGGACCTGCCGTCGGAACAACTCTTCAGGATCTTGTCGGAAAGAATGAACTATCCCGGCAACATAAAAACCGGAAGATACGCCATTAAAGACGGGATGACCATGCTCGACGTGATTCGCGTGCTGCGTGCCGGAAATCAGACACCGGTAAAACTCACGTTCAACAATGTCCGCACCAGGGAAGACCTGGCCGGCAGGATCTCACAGCAACTGATGATGGACAGCGCCCTGCTAGCAAACGCACTGAATGATCCGGAAAAAATAAAAGAGGCCGGGTTTGACGAAAACACGCTGCCGGCCCTGTTTATCCCCAACACCTATGAAGTATACTGGGATACAAGCATTGACCATCTCCTCAACCGGATGAAAAAGGAATACGACCGATTCTGGGATGACGCCCGGAAAAGTAAAGCGGAAAAAATCGGATTGTCACCGGTGCAGGTTTCTACGCTGGCATCGATTGTGGAAGAAGAGGCCACCTACTCCGAGGAGTATCCGGTTGTGGCCGGATTGTATCTCAACCGGTTAAAAAAAGGGATGCGGCTGGAGGCTGATCCGACGGTGAAATTTGCCGTTGGCGATTTCTCGTTGCGGCGTATCTTGTTCCGCCACCTGGAAGTGGAATCACCTTATAACACCTACAGGAATACCGGATTACCACCCGGGCCAATCCGAATACCATCCATCCAGGCTATTGACGGAACCTTGTCTCCACAACAGCACAATTACCTGTTCATGTGCGCTAAAGAAGATCTGTCGGGAAAGCATAATTTTGCGGCCACTCACGCAGAGCATGCGCGCAATGCAGCGCGTTACCAGCGAGCGCTCAATGAAAGGGGTATCTTTTAA
- a CDS encoding aldo/keto reductase, protein MEYTLLNNGIKIPMLGLGTYRIGKTDNDVYRAIRTALDVGYRHIDTATLYGNEAPIGKAIRESGIPREEIFITTKLWGDDVVKDAVPQAFDRSMQLLDIDYIDLYLVHWPVKNKLVSTWREMEKIYASGKAKAIGLSNHLQHHLETILEEANIPPAVNQVEMHPYVVLDDLVGFCAENGIICEAWSPLGSNKIPLLKEQVLQEIGGRYGKSTAQVVLRWNLQRGVIAIPKSSGKERQQANLDIFDFELTSEEMQFIRSLDRNYRTGIHPDEITF, encoded by the coding sequence ATGGAATATACTTTATTGAATAACGGTATCAAAATACCTATGCTGGGTCTAGGAACCTACAGAATTGGAAAAACAGATAATGATGTTTATCGTGCTATAAGGACGGCTTTGGATGTGGGTTACAGGCATATTGACACGGCAACTTTATACGGCAACGAAGCTCCGATCGGCAAAGCTATTCGTGAGAGCGGAATACCGCGTGAAGAGATCTTTATTACCACCAAACTTTGGGGGGATGATGTGGTGAAAGACGCCGTTCCGCAGGCTTTCGACAGAAGCATGCAACTGTTGGATATCGACTACATCGATCTTTACCTGGTCCACTGGCCCGTAAAAAATAAACTTGTTTCCACCTGGCGGGAAATGGAGAAGATCTACGCTTCGGGAAAAGCGAAAGCCATTGGATTAAGCAACCACCTGCAACATCATCTTGAAACAATTCTGGAAGAGGCAAACATTCCACCGGCTGTGAACCAGGTCGAGATGCATCCTTATGTGGTATTGGATGATTTGGTCGGGTTCTGTGCCGAAAACGGAATCATATGTGAAGCCTGGAGCCCGTTGGGTAGCAATAAGATCCCTCTTCTCAAAGAGCAGGTATTGCAGGAAATAGGAGGGAGGTATGGAAAATCAACCGCTCAGGTCGTGTTGAGGTGGAATCTTCAGCGTGGAGTGATTGCTATTCCCAAGTCGTCCGGTAAAGAACGGCAACAAGCCAACCTGGATATTTTTGATTTTGAACTCACCTCGGAAGAGATGCAGTTCATCCGGTCACTCGACAGAAATTACCGGACGGGTATCCACCCCGACGAGATAACTTTCTGA
- a CDS encoding bifunctional riboflavin kinase/FAD synthetase gives MQVIDLTHRIETGLPEVAGTLGFFDGVHIGHRHLIEQVKTEAGRLGLPSAVITFPVHPRKVLHADYQPKLLCGYEEKLEQLAETGIDYCISLPFTRELSKLTASEFITRILKEKIHVHTMLVGYDHRFGHNREEGIEEYVLYGKAVGMNIIQATEMRVDDEDVSSSRIRRLLMKGEIAKANQLLTYNYTLSGKIVEGYQVGRTIGFPTANVKAWEKYKVIPLLGVYAVLVHFRDRTHQGMLYVGTRPTLQNGTEISVEVNIFDFDGDLYNESLTVEFIDFIRGDEKFESIQRLIEQIYRDKDNVIKRLKNV, from the coding sequence TTGCAAGTCATTGATTTAACTCATAGAATTGAAACGGGACTGCCCGAAGTCGCCGGTACTCTGGGCTTTTTTGACGGAGTTCACATCGGCCACCGACACCTGATAGAACAGGTGAAAACGGAAGCTGGCCGGTTGGGTCTGCCGTCAGCCGTGATCACTTTTCCTGTGCATCCGAGAAAGGTGCTGCACGCCGATTATCAGCCTAAACTGCTTTGCGGTTATGAAGAAAAACTGGAGCAGTTGGCTGAAACAGGAATAGATTATTGCATCAGTTTGCCGTTTACCAGGGAGCTGTCGAAGCTGACGGCCAGTGAATTTATTACCCGGATACTGAAAGAGAAGATTCACGTCCACACGATGCTGGTTGGTTACGATCACCGGTTCGGACACAATCGGGAAGAGGGCATTGAGGAGTATGTATTATACGGCAAAGCCGTGGGGATGAACATTATTCAGGCTACGGAGATGCGTGTGGATGACGAAGATGTGAGTTCTTCGCGGATCAGGCGCTTGTTGATGAAAGGCGAAATTGCGAAAGCCAATCAGTTGCTGACTTACAATTACACCCTGTCGGGAAAAATTGTGGAAGGTTACCAGGTAGGGCGTACTATCGGCTTTCCGACTGCTAACGTGAAGGCTTGGGAGAAATATAAAGTAATTCCCCTGCTCGGAGTTTACGCCGTGTTGGTTCACTTTAGGGATAGAACACATCAGGGAATGTTGTATGTCGGTACGCGCCCGACATTGCAAAACGGAACGGAGATCAGTGTAGAAGTAAATATTTTTGATTTTGACGGAGACCTGTACAACGAGTCGCTGACGGTTGAATTTATCGATTTCATCCGTGGGGATGAAAAATTTGAAAGTATTCAACGGCTTATTGAACAAATATACCGGGATAAGGACAATGTGATAAAACGGTTGAAAAACGTATAA
- a CDS encoding pyridoxal phosphate-dependent aminotransferase family protein → MNLLKEKMMKYDAPQKFKSAGIYPYFRVIESDQDTEVVINGKKVLMFGSNAYLGLTNHPKVKEAAVEATQKYGTGMAGSRFLNGTLDIHIELERKLANFLRKDDAIVFSTGFTVNEGVLGAVTGREDYIIWDERNHASIIEGIRVSFSTKFKFRHNDMVSLERQLKRCDPNKVKLIVVDGVFSMEGDLADLPGIVKLARKYNANIMVDEAHGLGVLGKRYNGKGTCDHFGLLPDVDLIMGTFSKSLASIGGFIAGDYHTINYLRHNARTYIFSASITPAATAAASAALDILRAEPERIKNLWELTHYTIQQFKDRGFEVGPTSTPIIPLYIRSDEKTFAITKQLFEEGIFVNPVVPPAVAPNETLLRFSLMATHTYEQIDYAIDHIEKMFRKFGVI, encoded by the coding sequence ATGAATCTGTTAAAAGAGAAAATGATGAAATATGATGCTCCGCAGAAATTTAAATCGGCAGGCATTTATCCATATTTCAGGGTTATCGAAAGCGATCAGGATACGGAGGTGGTTATCAACGGTAAGAAAGTGTTGATGTTTGGATCAAACGCTTACTTGGGACTCACCAATCATCCAAAAGTAAAAGAAGCAGCTGTTGAAGCCACCCAAAAATACGGAACAGGTATGGCAGGTTCCCGTTTTTTAAACGGGACACTGGATATTCATATAGAACTCGAGCGTAAGCTGGCAAATTTTTTAAGAAAAGATGACGCCATCGTTTTCTCCACCGGATTCACGGTTAACGAAGGGGTGCTGGGTGCGGTTACCGGACGAGAGGATTACATCATTTGGGACGAAAGGAACCACGCTTCCATTATCGAAGGTATTCGTGTCTCTTTCTCTACCAAGTTCAAATTCCGTCACAACGATATGGTATCGCTCGAAAGACAACTGAAGCGCTGCGATCCCAACAAAGTGAAACTGATTGTGGTGGATGGCGTATTCAGTATGGAAGGAGATCTGGCGGATTTGCCGGGAATTGTTAAGCTGGCCAGAAAGTATAACGCCAACATCATGGTAGATGAAGCGCACGGCTTGGGAGTTTTGGGAAAGAGGTACAACGGAAAGGGGACTTGCGACCATTTCGGATTGCTTCCCGATGTGGACCTTATTATGGGGACTTTCAGCAAATCCCTGGCCTCTATCGGTGGGTTCATCGCGGGGGATTATCACACGATCAACTACCTGAGACACAATGCCCGAACTTATATTTTTAGTGCGAGCATAACACCTGCTGCTACAGCCGCTGCATCTGCAGCTCTGGATATCTTGCGTGCGGAACCCGAAAGGATAAAGAATTTGTGGGAGCTGACGCATTACACCATTCAGCAATTCAAAGACCGCGGGTTCGAGGTAGGACCTACTTCCACGCCGATTATTCCGCTCTATATACGCAGCGACGAGAAAACGTTTGCCATTACGAAACAACTGTTTGAGGAAGGGATTTTTGTGAATCCGGTTGTTCCGCCTGCCGTTGCACCCAACGAAACCCTTCTCCGTTTCTCGTTGATGGCTACACATACATACGAACAAATTGACTACGCCATAGATCATATCGAAAAAATGTTCAGGAAGTTTGGCGTAATCTAA
- a CDS encoding ferritin, whose translation MVSKNLEKAINEQVNAEFWSAYLYLSMSAHFANEGLMGFANWFRVQFQEEQDHALKFMDYLIAKGNQVELKPIGKVDTSWESILKAFEDTLAHEKVVTGLINNLVSLARNENDYATENMLQWFVNEQVEEEETAQGMIDSLKLIGTNGFGIYTMDKELAQRSYTPLNATAAGA comes from the coding sequence ATGGTAAGTAAAAATTTAGAAAAAGCTATTAACGAACAAGTTAATGCAGAATTCTGGTCGGCCTATCTCTATCTGTCCATGTCGGCTCATTTCGCCAATGAGGGATTGATGGGGTTTGCAAACTGGTTTAGAGTACAGTTTCAGGAAGAACAAGATCACGCCCTCAAATTCATGGACTACCTGATTGCCAAAGGCAATCAGGTCGAACTGAAACCGATTGGGAAAGTAGATACGTCGTGGGAATCGATATTGAAAGCTTTTGAAGACACCCTGGCGCACGAAAAAGTGGTGACCGGACTGATTAACAACCTGGTAAGCTTAGCAAGGAACGAGAACGACTATGCAACCGAAAATATGCTTCAATGGTTTGTAAACGAGCAAGTTGAAGAAGAAGAAACCGCACAGGGAATGATTGACAGCCTGAAGTTGATCGGCACCAACGGATTCGGAATCTATACGATGGACAAAGAGCTGGCACAACGCAGTTATACTCCGCTGAACGCCACTGCAGCAGGCGCATAG
- a CDS encoding TraB/GumN family protein, translated as MNLRKLTGCLVLFFTLTACANTTEETNALLWKISGSGLESPSYLFGTHHLVPLSFLDSITGLEEAFEATEQTVGELDMNKMSEMQMKIMGAAVMPNGYDYRTLTSEADFQLLDKTLKELIGVGLDQLGRMKPAMLSNLISVSLYQKYYPALSGGISVDQHFQEEAVRRSRPVRPLETAEEQIHLLLGTQTIERQAELLTCMVNHPGMLKEQMDRLQTAYMAQDINALNALYEEELPGDPCPGTPEEKDAMNKDRNERWLKLLPDIMREKPSFIAVGCLHLVGKDGLIVGLQKMGYRVEPVK; from the coding sequence ATGAATTTACGAAAACTAACCGGCTGCCTGGTCCTTTTTTTCACCCTGACAGCCTGTGCGAACACAACAGAGGAGACAAACGCGTTGTTGTGGAAAATCTCGGGAAGCGGTCTTGAATCTCCGTCCTACCTGTTTGGAACACATCATCTGGTTCCGTTGTCATTTTTAGACAGCATCACCGGCCTGGAAGAAGCGTTCGAAGCGACTGAACAAACAGTGGGGGAGCTCGATATGAACAAAATGAGCGAGATGCAGATGAAGATCATGGGTGCTGCCGTTATGCCCAACGGGTACGACTACCGGACGCTCACAAGCGAAGCGGATTTTCAGCTGCTCGACAAAACGCTGAAAGAGCTTATCGGCGTCGGGTTGGATCAGCTTGGCAGGATGAAACCGGCCATGCTGAGCAATTTAATTTCCGTCTCTTTATATCAAAAATATTATCCTGCCCTATCGGGTGGAATAAGCGTCGACCAGCACTTCCAGGAAGAGGCGGTCAGGCGTTCCCGCCCCGTACGACCGTTGGAAACGGCCGAAGAACAGATTCACCTGTTGCTGGGCACCCAGACCATCGAAAGACAGGCCGAGCTGCTTACCTGCATGGTGAATCATCCCGGGATGCTGAAAGAGCAAATGGACAGGTTGCAAACGGCGTACATGGCTCAGGACATTAACGCGCTGAACGCTTTGTACGAAGAGGAGTTGCCCGGAGATCCCTGCCCCGGCACCCCGGAAGAAAAAGACGCGATGAACAAGGACCGGAACGAGAGGTGGTTAAAACTCCTTCCGGATATTATGCGGGAAAAACCATCGTTCATCGCTGTCGGATGCCTTCACCTGGTGGGCAAAGACGGACTGATCGTGGGACTACAGAAGATGGGATACCGGGTTGAACCGGTGAAATAG